CGATTCAGGTCTCAGCCCCTCCTCTTCATCTCCCTCTTGTGGAAGGCTGAGAAGGCATGGAACGCAGGATCATGATAGAGGTTGTCATGGAGGCGTAGGCTGAGAAGATTGAGGAGGGAGAAGGCATGTCTCTTGGGAAAAACATGGTGGTCTGCGGTGGCTATAGCTAATACTATAGAGAAACCAAACACACACTACACAGAGTTAGGAGTGCAGAGAGAGAAGAGGGACTTATATGGACTGTGTTGAATTAcgtaaaaaaatttcattacatTTCGAAATTggttataaatgatttttttttgttggtttttaaaATCTGgttaaatgttattttcttttaactagGTTTAGAAATCTAGTCAAATTTAAATTCtgtgtttatcaaattttaaaatttgattaagtattattttttttatcaaaatttaaaatttgattaaatattactttttttatcaaattttaaaatttgattaagtattaatttttttatttatcgaattttaaaatctgattaaatgttttatttttcagattttgaaattcaagtgttcttttttttttatcaaattatgaAATTCTATTAGTAATGGAAATTCACATCACCGAATCAGTCCTAGGTTTTAAACTTCGATATATGTCCTGAATCACCTTATATTACacgtataataataatttatttatttaatatatattttgtaggAAACTGTACCCAAAAAGTTAGAGTTGCACGAAGAAATCCTACTCGATCATCTAATACGATTTATAATGATTAggtaatttaataaaagaaatcattCGGAATTGtgttacatttaataatataaagagTGAATGTCTATTTAAATAGTATAGGGTAGGaacattatttcattaaaaatgtaAGAGAGATGATTGTTTATTTTACAAGTAGAGAGTgcatgttatttttatattgtattaggAGAGGTAAGTGTTATTTTcctaaatcaaatataaataagaagCATTTCAATTCacataaaacttttttttcaaaattgaagccaattattttttatactaattaatcAATCATCGATTCAACGGTGGACGAAGtagtttttgtttaaataatgaGTTTTATTTAAGATGCCTGTACTTGATATTTCAAAGGCTAGGAGACTCTGTACTCTCCAAACAATTGATTGACTTGACATATGATTCACCAACCTGTGcaatcatatttttaaactttgcCTCATCTTTTGACCTACCATTATCATAATAATGGAACGTTAAACACTTATCAATGAGCAAGGATTATGCTGtggaaaatgttattttaacaattttttttataattttttaacaataactTATATAATATCACGTGATTAATCCGTTTCAAATATACgtaccaataaaataataacattcgTCTGTTgtgaaaaaattgttaaaatattatgatttttatattattgttaagataacttaaaaatatatcaacattaatattttttttatgtttattgtccaattttaagaagaaaatggaaaaatcacattaaatatctttaaaaagtataaacttATATTGaacaaagaataaataaaaaaatattaaatcattattataGCATAAATTCTATTGAGCTAACATATTACACACTTAAATACTCAGAAGGTTatttcaaaatagaaaataaaaaatggtctCCTCATGGTTTTAGCAACAGCGGTTTCATACGGGTCGCTGGTGCGCGATGCTTCACTTTAGGTGGCACCGTCGTAGTGCAGCGCATTTTTTGGAAGATTGGTTTTAAAAGTTTTGggtttattaaaacaaaattttaaaataaaataaaattaataattaatttgagtttggaataaataaaattcaatttttattttgtttcgtTATTGATAATTAAGAAATCATCAAAGTAAAATATTTGATCGAATTGTAATAACGTGTAATAATTTTAAGGTTTTACGTctcaataataaattaatctaaatataaatttgttattatacatgtttttattatttgtattgattattacattaattattaatattattctcCAAATACAAATTGAAAATTCTTTCCCAATTTAGGATTCTAGAAACTATTAAAGTTTTGAACATTCagattttttaaatgttaaatcaAATTCTGACTaatcaaaatgaattttatgtGACTGataatcaaatgaaagaaacagATGCActagaaacaaaaaacaaattgcggattttctaattttaagttttccaaatttcaaatttgggTTCTTTTTAACCCGATGAACATGATAGAAGAATTTGAGTGAATTGTAACTCATAATCCATTAAAACTctcaaatttcataaatattttttttcataaaattagaaaatataaattaggaTTCATATTAACTAAtcataaattaacattttaatgaTTAGATTCATGAATCACTTATCAAAACATAATAAACAATaaacttttaaagaaataaagtaattatcaattttctttaaaagaaaacatatctCAATAATTTGTCATTAAACAATATAGATtgatctttaaacttttctaTATAGAACattttaggtttttttattgattttctcCTTCAatggaataaaaagaaaaaaataaaaatgatgatCATATTCACATGTgagaattataaattttttatataaccttctaaatttcaatattttaatattatccctcaataaattaaattattatttataaattttataaaataattcttttataacatatatatatatatatacacacttaGTCacgtttatttaattatatttataataaatttataaataattaatacaatattatatttttaatatatttaatgatcTTTTATACATACATTATTCATTGCTTACCTTAACCCGCATTTAAGTTTGAGTGACGGATGCGGAGGTTTAAAAGTCACACATTTATAAAGAAACTTTCAGATTTTCCTACAAATAAAAATCACATGTGCTTCTTTATTGTGGCTAAATTATTAATAAGTTGTGTTTCGTCCTTTACCCTTATTTCAGTttgatctttatattttaaaatgtttgttcagtcatttatacttttaaaataattaaaaatagttcttccaaattaataatttaaaaatattaatgttgaaACACCACAAAAGCacacacttttaaaaatatattcttcaCAGGTAATGATAATTTTAACCACCACCACAACTAAGAAGAAAAAGTCACTCGCTTTCTCTTCCTTTCACGAGGCTTCAAACGACACCGTTGCTGTGCTTTTTCCAAAATCCTTTTCGTCACCAAAGAAATTTCAATGCATTTGAATGATATCTCACTGTAAATCACTGCTACGTGGGGGTTTGCATTCAAGGGATTTAATCTCTCGCACGTCTAATATTTGACCCTAACGCATGCAATATTTTAGCATTATTTGTGTCCACGAGTGCAGCAAGCAAATTTATGGCAATTTTAAAGCATATGTACCAAATTAATCGccttataatataataatttaatgctACATTTTTGGTTCGTTTATATCATTCCATTAGTTTTATTGTTTCTCAAATCCATCGTTATCGCttctaaaataacaaatatcttATCACATATGTAACGTCAGAGtgctagttttttttttttaattgtgcgATCATTAAATATGACAATTTTGTTGTGTTAGGACAAAAGAAATGACTCATTACGACTTTTATTGCCACGGAGGTAATCAGGTTGGTTTAGACATATAACAAATCAAACTTGATTTAATCGTTACCTAACAAATGAAGAAATTAAATCTATTTCTATATAATAGTAAGTTAAAGTGCAtaaatttcaattcttttaataCCTAAACTACaaccttataaaaaaaaactaagatgTACCTGaaatattatagttattataatataataagaattTTACAACACAGTTGCGTCGTCCAGATGCATGTTTTCATTAAAAGAAACGTGATGTGGTGAGTGTagattaatttgtatatatattattataaagaaaatgtcACTCTCTTCTAGAATTCAAGTTCATCCTTTTCTTACCGCCACCGAAATGGAGGACTATCAAGGGTTGCTTATTTTAATAGCAGCTTCTATTTGACTATTACGAAGCTAAACGCAAGGCATCATGCATAATTTAATGGAGTTTATGCGGTCATGCTTCATTGTTTGCCATTACACATACACACTGCACAGAGAAACGGAAATGGATAATTTAATGCTAAACTTTTCTTCAACccaaaaaatactttatatattgaccataatacattaaaattgatgtaattacattttgaaataaacataaataaccAAGGCAATATACATACAGTTTCTTGATTTAATCAATAGACAACACTTTAAGtaaatttgtaaataacatAAAATGGAGTGACATATAAAgtaaaaacttattatattatactaattttggttaggaaatgaaaattgaaaaaggaaataaagGTGTGGGATTGAGACATTAAATACGGATACGCGTAAAAAGAGAGATAATTGTAAGTAATTAAGAAGGTGTGGGACGTTAAATGCAAACGTGGGTGGGTGGTCTGAGCTACAACCTTAAAGCTATAAATTATTACGTAGCCGGTCACCAAACAACACGTTCAAAATGATCCATAGCATGTGGTCCAGTAAGAAAGGGACTCCTATTACTGTTACATCATTCTATTCCCACCTAAGTCACACATAATTTAAACCACCGGTATTAAAAGGCGGCTAGGTTAGGACCCAAACGTGCCCTTGTCTGTCACTGGTCAACAAAACAATCTAATCCCTTTTCTCATCCTCATCGTCATCTCCATCTCTGCATATATAACCAACACATATCTCTTCCTACCAGTATTCCCAACCCAATTGCTTCACCATGGAAGTGGTCACGCATAGTCCCAGCGCAAGTCCCTCCAGGGATCCTTTCGATTTCAACCGTGCAAGGATTTCGCCCTATCTCAGCGCTCCTTCTTCGCCCAAGCGCTTCGGGGAATATTTTTGCCTAAGCGCCCCCTCTAGCCCCTCCAGGTTTTTCGCCCAATTCGATTCTCTTTATCATTTGGAACACCGACATGGACACGGTGCTGATCATAATGATAAGACCGAGGCCGAGGATGACGATGGGTTTGCCTTTTTTGTTGATGGGGAATCCAAGAGCCCTCGATCTGCGGAAGAACTTTTCGACGGCGGCAAAATCAAGCCGCTCATCGAGGACGATTTGTTGGACTCCGTTAAAAGCCCGCTTCTTCCTCCGGCCCAGCCCAGAAGATCTTCCAAAGCCCAAGGGAAGAAGAAAGAGggagaagaggaggaggaggaagataGAAGAGGGAGGGATAGGAGTGTTTGTTCGAGTTCAAATCGCAGCAGAGTCACGCGCTCGCTCTCTCCTTGTAACAGAGTATCTCACTATATTTGGGACGAGGAATCCAACCAAGCGCAGGAGAACAAAGAGGGTTCGGTTTCCGACGCAGTTTCGCTTTCGTCGACTTCTAAGAGTTCAAGGAAATGGAGACTCAGAGACTTTTTGCTTTTCCGCAGTGCCTCTGAAGGGAGAGGTTCCAGCAAGGACCCCTTGAGAAAGTTTCCCGCTTTCTACAAAAAGCCTCAAGACCCCAAGACTTCCATCCCAAGCCCGAGCCCAGGCCCAAGACCCAGAAGAAAGGAACCCCTTTCCGCCCATGAATTGCACTATGCGAGAAAGAAAGCGGAAACTGAGGATTTGAAAAAGAGAACGTATTTGCCGTACAAACAGGGAATCTTGGGCAGGTTGGCTGGCTTCGGATCAAGATGATTACACAGCTACCAAACGATtccttttggtttttttttttggttgcGTGAACAAATTGTattcttttgtttaattttaatatagcttttttgttttctttcagtTGCAGATACAATCACTTTTTGCTTTTACTTTCCTTTGTTTGCTCAAATCACGGGGAACATTTTCACTGCTTAGCACAATTTTTCACTGCTAGCATTGTGTGTAACATTTTCTCTGATTATCATGGATTTGTTTGTGATTTGCGGGCCCTCGAGAGTTGCGTATCACGATCGCATTATTCAATGTCAAATTGGTTTCAACTGGTCCAACTAATGGGAAAATTATTTACGTAAACAGACCAGGTAATTCGGCCTAATGTACTGATGTGGCTCGTTTATGTTTATGAATGTGTGATAACTTAAAAATCGTTTGTAATATCTCAGTTATCTTTTCTGATACACATGACAAGATCTGTCATGTTGTCAAGTCATTCCATCATCCTTGATACACGCAGACAGTGCATTTGATTGGTTTCTCATAACATATCCTAAGGCAGGTTCTGTCTTTCTAGAGGCATGGAGGTCAGGAAATAGAGCTTTCTTCTGGGTAATTTGTGAAAATTTGCTCTTAAATAGGTTCTATTTTATACAACTTATtttgaacaaaagaaaaacatttcgGCAGAAGTAATCTTCAGTCACTTccaaatgattttgaaaatttatcaGCACATCCTTCTGTCCTCCAAGATCAATTTTGGGTTGATGTGGGGTGCAAGCCAAATATACACTTAGTAGCTGTTGACTATTGACAGACACAATGTAGATTATGGGGTATACTAATGTTTCTGCTAAATTTcacaatttattttctaaattgacCTGATTTATTTGCCctgttttataattaaaattgtattccatttcaataattttttaatacttcTCTTGGTTGACCTATGGGAAGAGTACTTGATATATCTTTTATTATGCAGAATGTTATCCTGTTACTATCTAGATTATACATGAGCTGTCAAAGAAGAAAATGCAAATTATTCAAAGATagttgtttatatttttggtcTATTGTgtgttgataaattttattcttgGTTAGATGCAATGATACAAAGCATAACGTAAATAAAAAACTAAGCATTTGTGTTCTGTTCTTCTCGGTACTTTTTTTGCTTGTGTGCGCTgcaattttttatgatttggGTGAACATTTAATATCGACTAGATGAATAGTTTAACCTTAATAGTTCCAAGATTATCTAGATGCTGGAGAAGATGAACCGAGCTAACCATGTTTAGCATTTCATCCGTAGGATTTAGCTAAATAGTGTAGAGATTGAATTGAAGCCTGCCTTTTGCTAAACAGCGAGTCAAAGCATGTGTTCTTAGAATGAAACTTATTATGGTTTTTGATTATTTATAGCAACATGAAAGGTTATGGCTATTGAGCTTCCTAATACTGGAAAATGAATGCATCGTTCTCTATTCTGCTTCTGCGAAACATGAGAAATCTTATTGCTTTGTAAAAACGATACTACTTAGAAGCTTATACTTAGAAGATCATACTTTAAACCTTAGCTTgttatattattgataaaaatacatGTGGGGATGACGTTGGTTATTTAGTGGATAATGATCATGGTCTTATTCTTGGTCTATGTATTGTACACATATGATTCGTTAGGTTAAACGGTTTAAGTATGATGCTTATTGATGGTAAATTACCTATTTCATGATTGTTTGGGGAATGACTTTACTTTAACGTATTTTGTGCATGTGCCCCATTATGCAGTTTGGAGAAAAAGGTTACAAAAGCACAGAATTGCAACCTACAATGTATTTcttatatttactaatttattttgtatgtatGCTGATAAACAAGTTAGATAACGTAGGAACTTGGGGAGTCTATCACAGATCTAGCTTGAAAGAGACACCCGGGTTCCATACTAGACAGAATTGGGACAAACTCATAGAATCAGAATAAACTTACGTAATTTGATTGTGATCAATTCAGACCAAGTTGACTACATTTTCAATCTCTCTGCATTTTCCAACACTTTGATGAATAAGCTTATACGACTCTAgcataaaataactaaaaaattgtTGTATTAACTCGTGTCATGTTTGTGAAACCCTCAATCACCGATCTTAAGCAATGACTGCCTTTTGCCTTCATTGGTTGATAAAACCACTAGACCTCACCTAGTCACAAAATTATAGGGTGCTTTTCCATGCACCTCTAAGCCTTCTCCTTgcatttccaaaattttcattaatCACAAAAATacctttcttctttttacattttcaaaattttcattaatcACAAAAGTACCCTTCTAATAGGGGTAATTTTTTTATCCTATAAAACCTATAAAAACTCATACCGTTGATCGGGAGTCAATTACCAAAAATTTTCTTAGTTATTCCAATCGATCATAGCTTTCTACTAGTATTGAGTATCCATAATGTGAAATTCTTTAAACAGGTCTTGTCGAATAAATGGTTATGACTCTTCACTCATCCCCAACAAATCAACAATGCATCTACAACCATAATAACCATTATTGACAATGTAAGGGTAACAAATAGGATGAAACTGATCTAACATGAATATTTTTCCACCTTACAAACTGAAAGGAGATAAATATGACACGAAGCTCGAATTTATTTATGAAtccattaaattaaaaggataaTTTTCCATCTTACAATATATCCACTTATAACATAACATTACCACTATGGAATACCTCACTCattcaataataatatcaataataataataataatacttcaaaaaattattaaaaaaataagataaacaaattaaaattaaaaaattataatatttttagaaattcgtcggattttgaaatttgaaaaggtATCATTAGGTATCCAAATCCTGTTAATGGCTtaatcagattttaaaattcggTGACCACTTTGACCGAATTCTGAAATTTGGTAACTTTTTTAATCGGATTTCGAAATCCAACAGTATCTTTACtcggatttcaaaattcgaCGACTCCTTGACCGAATTCGAATTTCGAAATTCGATGATTACAataattagattttgaaatcaaATGATTACTATAATTAAATTTCGATGGTAtcttaaattagattttaaaatttgattaatactttaactagattttaaaatttggtgaCTTTTTAAACTAGATTTTAGAATTGGATTAACTTCAAAATCTTGTGaatttattaattgaatttgaaaatccaATGATTTCCTAAACCATATTTTGAAAGTTAGTAACTTATTAGATCGAATTTTAAAATCCGATTTGTTTCCTATCCAATTTAAAATCGAGTGAATGGCAGAAATAACTATATCAAaggaaagaaatataaaattaaaaaaaaatcttataccTGGAtgagaagaaaggaagaagaagatgaaagtcAACAGAGCAAAACTCATGAAAAAGCAAAGCTAACAAAAACTCATCACGTAGCAATGAAACCCATTACCACACAGAGTCGTTAGTGAGAGAAGAAGAGTAATTACTACTTAcctaattttcttttaacatttttattgaaGAGCAGAAATGTCAACTTGGAGATGTAAGGAGAAGTACCCAAATTATATCGGTAATGGGCCATTCTTCACAATTCGGTTTGTTGAACATCGGCCTGATCTTATTACTGACAACAAGtccattcatttttttcacACCTTATTCATCCCCTCCCATTCTCTCTGCAACACTCCTTTGAGTCCCACTCCTTTCTTTTCGTAAACATTTACTCTTTtacaaaaattgttttttatgttctattGTCTTTTcgtgtttttattttctcctaAGCTTAATTAATGATTTAGTTTTCTAATTTATTGGTTTGGTTCATTTTGttctcttattattttttttcaatttaatcttctaattttttaaaaagttttaatttagtcttttgttttaaattgacCTTATTTTTGTGTAATACATGTCACGTGTtctaacatcccaaaaatacagtataaaattatataatagaataatcacatgttaataatactacagatcagtcttacaaaaaaTAGGACGTACGCTTacggccgaacggccttacagaatAACGAGAAAgttaaaactgtacaaataaGCAATCTAGActgaacggtttacaaaagacctATACCGAACGatcatacaaaagaaaaaggtaaaagatgATCGAACGGTCATCGTACGAATAAACTAGCTACTGACCGAAAGGTTCTACTTTTCgatcttaacttctacctcgaacaaactttcttcttaaatagattatttaatttaatttttaaaaaataacacttaCCAAATCTCCAATCATACACATAGCCACGCAGAGAGACATCATAATGTTAGAACGAGGCACATTTTTTCTTAAGTTTGGATGCAACCAACGTCGCAAATAACAATTAACAAAGAATGATAAAACTTGTTATCCGTTAACATGGTCCACCTGTATGTTATTTTTGACTTCTCTGAGTTGGGACTTACATATTTCCAAGGAGCATGGCATCAGAAGTTTGATGCTTCAATTACAAAAAGACCATGATTTCCACCTTCTTGATGGAAATCAGTCAAGGTTCCCTTCATGACTAGCAAGAAGAAGCAGTTCATAAGGCCTTTTGAGGGTTTTAAAGTCCTTGGTCTTCCCTACAAGCAAGGCGAAGATAAACGCCAATTCACCATGTACTTTTTCCTTCCAGATGCAAAAGATGGGCTGCCAGCTTTGGTTGAGAAGTTGGCTTCTGAATCTGAGTTCTTGGAACGCAAGCTTCCTAATCACCAATTGGAAGTAGGGGATTTTAGGATCCCAAGATTCAAAGTTTCTTTTGGGTTTGAAGCCTCTGATGTGCTGAAGGAACTTGGAATGGTTTTACCTTTCACTGTTGGAGGTTTGACAGAAATGGTGGAGTCTCCTGTGGGTCAAAAGCTGTGTGTTTCTGATATATTTCACAAGTTTTTTATTGAAGTAAACGAAGAAGGTACTGAAGCTGCAGCGGCTACTGCTGCAACTATACTGTTGAGGAGTGCTCTCTCTTCGTCTAAAATAGACTTCGTAGCTGACCACCCTTTCTTGTTCCTCATCAGAGAAGATTTAACTGGAACAGTACGATGCCATGTAAATTTAGTGTTCGGTAATCCTAAATTTGGCAAGTTTATTTGTGCAGTGATTGCTCTTTATACATATATGAGAAATATGGAAGTTCATATTATGTGTTATATACGTCATATTTTGTCATCTCATTCTTAGTCACCAAGGAACAATGCTTTAATTATGAAACACAGAGATGGAATCACTCTCAATCCACAACCTCTATCACCCTTTTCAGAAGCAAATTCCGCAACGTATATAGCACCTAAAAAAGATAAATGCAtatgaagaaatatatatgaaaaaaacaGCTAATAAAAGCAACAATGAAATTTCTAGAGATACCTCCACAAACTGCAAGACCCAGTTGACCTCTTGCAATACCAGCCAAATTGCATTTAATCCATAGTGAAAGATGAGGCAACAAAGTTAGGAAGATAGAAAGTGTTAAAGATTTGGAAATTTTACACGTCTGAGTCCATTTGGTACTTGCACAGGCTACCCAACTGGACAAACAccaataaaaatatgatttttaaactTCTTGTACGAAATCCTGGTGTTGTTAAAGCATATAAATATGCTgttgaaacaaaataatttatataataagtaaataaCTCCTTGTATAGCAGTTTTAAAAGGTTGACTTCAACTACTATCCATGATCTTTATAAGTAAAGTAATTTCTTCATGATCAATATGAAAACTCAAGCGGAGATTAGAAcctgtttcaatattattttctcCATGATCACAAGGAGAAACCACATAATAACTTGTTTTAAAATGATTACCCACACTGACAAAGAGATTATGCACAAGTCCCCAAATAATGAAGATTTAGAAGATGGTATAAACTGATTCCACATcctttttttcctaaaaaaatttagatcaaATCATTTCTGAAAGTAAGAATACCATCAATAGAACTTCCCTATAGTATCACTCATctttaatataatcaattaaaagctAAACATAAAAGGCTTCAAAGTTGAAACCCAATAAGAACACAGAAATCTTGGAATGGGCTTCTTGGTCCAACTCCCCACCACCACCTAGTCCATAGATGTagacagaagtttgaaaaaacAAATCCCGGAATTAgcatttaagaaaataaattatatcaaacttgtgactttttgttttattttgtccTCCTTTCCCCAAAGCAAAGGCAAAATGGAACGTACAGACATACAGACTAACATACATAATGCTGACAAACAATGCTACCAAGTTGCTTCCCGTTTAATCTGTGACCATGTctcattaacagtattcacctCAACCATTTTTGACTATCACTCAACACCATTATTATTGATCTATGGTGG
This Vigna angularis cultivar LongXiaoDou No.4 chromosome 4, ASM1680809v1, whole genome shotgun sequence DNA region includes the following protein-coding sequences:
- the LOC108341881 gene encoding uncharacterized protein LOC108341881; this encodes MEVVTHSPSASPSRDPFDFNRARISPYLSAPSSPKRFGEYFCLSAPSSPSRFFAQFDSLYHLEHRHGHGADHNDKTEAEDDDGFAFFVDGESKSPRSAEELFDGGKIKPLIEDDLLDSVKSPLLPPAQPRRSSKAQGKKKEGEEEEEEDRRGRDRSVCSSSNRSRVTRSLSPCNRVSHYIWDEESNQAQENKEGSVSDAVSLSSTSKSSRKWRLRDFLLFRSASEGRGSSKDPLRKFPAFYKKPQDPKTSIPSPSPGPRPRRKEPLSAHELHYARKKAETEDLKKRTYLPYKQGILGRLAGFGSR